A stretch of the Mycobacterium sp. ITM-2016-00317 genome encodes the following:
- a CDS encoding cutinase family protein, with amino-acid sequence MASATAAFLLPAAPASAQPCADVEVIFARGTSEPPGVGRVGLALADTLRNQLGGRSVATYGVNYPATYDFLNTASGATDATGRIAYLAAECPNTRVVLGGYSQGAAVVAMLAGVPPLGDRIGTIGSAPPLPAGLNGNVAAVAVFGNPSAKFGSPVSARGAFAGKALDLCADGDPICSPGRNPFAHTSYERSPFIGQAAGFAAGRV; translated from the coding sequence ATGGCGTCCGCGACCGCCGCCTTCCTCCTGCCCGCAGCCCCGGCCTCCGCACAGCCGTGCGCCGACGTCGAGGTGATCTTCGCTCGCGGCACCAGTGAGCCGCCCGGCGTCGGGCGCGTCGGACTGGCCCTCGCGGACACCCTCCGCAACCAGCTCGGCGGTCGCAGCGTGGCCACCTACGGGGTGAACTATCCCGCCACCTACGACTTCCTCAACACCGCCAGCGGCGCCACGGACGCGACCGGTCGGATCGCCTACCTGGCGGCCGAGTGCCCGAACACCCGCGTCGTGCTGGGCGGCTATTCGCAGGGCGCCGCCGTGGTCGCGATGCTCGCCGGTGTGCCCCCGCTCGGCGACCGGATCGGCACCATCGGCTCGGCGCCGCCGCTGCCCGCCGGACTCAACGGCAACGTCGCCGCAGTCGCGGTGTTCGGCAACCCGTCGGCCAAGTTCGGTAGTCCGGTCTCGGCGCGCGGCGCGTTCGCGGGCAAGGCGCTGGACCTGTGTGCCGACGGTGATCCGATCTGCTCGCCGGGCCGCAACCCGTTTGCCCACACCAGCTACGAACGTTCCCCTTTCATCGGGCAGGCAGCCGGCTTTGCCGCAGGACGGGTCTGA
- a CDS encoding type VII secretion-associated protein — MLASISAGVVVELSADYAVVLGPGDAYAVAAREDRALATHLQSATSVLIDTPAGVAPLSPALTSELRKLTIPIAYSDRDRLHDVALGGLPRPARRSPMSRRAGAVLAGVALTLAAAGGGWAAQAVSDRPPVDASRLLVEGRVAVSVPASWTVERVTTGPGSARVRVSAVGGLPALHITQADGGPATLADVTESLSRAIGSEEPEVFTDFDPTGERAGRAAATYVERRTDSQTRWSVLIDGTLRIAIGCQSAPDRASTVGAVCDEAVRSARAVR, encoded by the coding sequence GTGCTGGCATCGATAAGCGCCGGCGTGGTGGTGGAGCTGTCGGCCGACTACGCGGTGGTGCTGGGCCCGGGCGACGCCTATGCCGTGGCGGCACGCGAAGACCGGGCGTTGGCGACGCATCTGCAGTCGGCGACGTCGGTGCTGATCGACACCCCGGCCGGCGTCGCACCGCTGTCGCCCGCGCTCACCTCCGAGCTCAGGAAGCTCACGATCCCCATCGCGTACAGCGATCGAGACCGCCTGCACGATGTTGCGCTGGGCGGCCTTCCCCGTCCCGCCCGCCGGTCACCGATGAGCCGGCGGGCCGGTGCGGTGCTGGCCGGAGTCGCGCTGACGCTCGCCGCGGCAGGCGGCGGGTGGGCGGCCCAGGCCGTTTCGGACCGGCCGCCGGTGGACGCGTCGAGGCTGCTGGTGGAAGGGAGGGTCGCCGTCTCGGTGCCGGCGTCTTGGACGGTCGAACGGGTCACCACCGGCCCGGGATCGGCGCGGGTGCGCGTCTCGGCGGTCGGCGGTCTGCCCGCCCTGCACATCACCCAGGCCGACGGGGGACCGGCCACCCTCGCAGATGTCACCGAATCGCTCTCGCGGGCAATCGGTTCCGAGGAGCCCGAGGTGTTCACCGATTTCGATCCCACGGGTGAGCGCGCCGGCCGGGCCGCCGCGACCTACGTGGAGCGGCGGACCGACAGCCAGACGCGGTGGAGCGTGCTGATCGACGGCACGCTGCGGATCGCGATCGGATGCCAGAGCGCGCCGGATCGTGCATCCACGGTCGGCGCCGTCTGCGACGAGGCGGTGCGATCGGCCCGCGCGGTGCGCTGA
- a CDS encoding WXG100 family type VII secretion target, translating into MPTPSGAAGPALTTDFDLMLSVAGKTDARNDEIRAMLRSFIGAMGNVPPSVWGGIAATRFRDVVERWNAESVKLNDALQRIAETIRDNERILREVGDGHSQRIASVAAQL; encoded by the coding sequence ATGCCGACACCGTCAGGGGCCGCCGGGCCCGCGCTGACCACCGACTTCGACCTCATGCTGTCGGTGGCCGGCAAGACCGACGCGCGCAACGACGAGATCCGCGCGATGCTGCGCTCGTTCATCGGCGCGATGGGCAATGTCCCGCCGTCGGTGTGGGGCGGCATCGCCGCGACGCGGTTCCGCGACGTGGTCGAGCGGTGGAACGCCGAGTCGGTCAAGTTGAACGACGCACTCCAGCGCATCGCCGAGACGATCCGGGACAACGAGCGCATTCTCCGCGAAGTGGGCGACGGCCACTCACAGCGGATCGCCTCCGTCGCGGCGCAGCTGTAG
- a CDS encoding cutinase family protein, translating to MRAVRIGTVIRQLRKFRVLSATAALLLTAATLAAPPLASAQSCPEVELIFARGRIESPGAGQIGNALVSALRNKTDRNINLYAVKYPADTEIDIGANDMSNRIQYMMNNCPDTRLVLGGYSLGAAVTDVVLAVPIAAFGFKAPLPAGADRHIAAVTLFGNGIAWVGPISNFSPLYAERTIELCHGDDPICNPTDPENWQDYWPDHLAPAYISAGMVNQAADFVAPRL from the coding sequence ATGCGGGCAGTTAGGATCGGCACGGTGATTCGTCAGCTGCGAAAATTCCGAGTTCTGTCGGCCACGGCTGCACTGCTGCTCACCGCAGCCACATTGGCCGCGCCGCCCCTCGCGTCGGCACAGTCCTGCCCCGAGGTCGAGCTGATCTTCGCCCGCGGCCGCATCGAGTCTCCCGGCGCCGGGCAGATCGGCAACGCGTTGGTCAGCGCGCTGCGCAACAAGACCGACAGGAACATCAACCTGTACGCGGTGAAGTATCCCGCCGACACCGAGATCGACATCGGCGCGAACGACATGAGCAACCGCATCCAGTACATGATGAACAACTGCCCGGACACCCGGCTGGTGCTCGGCGGGTACTCGCTCGGCGCGGCCGTCACCGACGTCGTACTGGCCGTGCCGATCGCCGCGTTCGGCTTCAAGGCCCCGCTCCCGGCCGGCGCCGACCGCCATATCGCCGCGGTGACGCTGTTCGGCAACGGCATCGCGTGGGTCGGCCCGATCTCGAACTTCAGCCCGCTCTACGCCGAGCGCACCATCGAGCTGTGCCACGGTGACGATCCGATCTGCAACCCGACGGATCCGGAGAACTGGCAGGACTACTGGCCCGACCATCTGGCACCCGCCTACATCAGCGCAGGCATGGTCAACCAGGCGGCCGACTTCGTGGCACCCCGGCTCTAG
- the eccD gene encoding type VII secretion integral membrane protein EccD, whose product MPDTLRRIAVTVPDSGAPGTVDLVVPADRPLGELMPSIVEAAASAADGPRRWLLTRVAGEPVDTSLSLRDNDVDDGAMLVLADVRIPPPRRRPADPCAVVADGITAPGSDVLGPAAAVAAASTGAAALAWAGVTAPTPWHLWTAAALSLVAGAGAVAAARGDRTLAALLSTAATQFAVTAGLLATPAAPWAAMLLLAASAGFAVTVLLLRWLPDLPPLTTLAAASAAVTAAAGVGNLAPGVPTFGAALAAVSLAGLSVAGKLAALCTADDGSRSAAAHRALTELVAGWSASAAAGGVVVSVAAIGTGAQTVPAAVFAADLGVLLVLRGRVHADTRRRLVLGVAGVTSLLAALLVTVAAAPDHAGWLGAGATAFGALAVSAAARPWPSNPLLSRLIQYAEYAALVAVVPLACWLAGVYGMVGQLSLA is encoded by the coding sequence GTGCCGGATACGTTGCGCAGGATCGCCGTCACCGTGCCGGATTCCGGCGCTCCGGGCACCGTGGATCTCGTCGTGCCCGCGGACCGGCCGCTCGGTGAGCTGATGCCGTCGATCGTCGAGGCTGCCGCGAGTGCCGCGGACGGACCGCGGCGCTGGCTGCTGACCCGGGTGGCCGGCGAGCCGGTGGACACATCACTGTCGTTGCGCGACAACGATGTCGACGACGGCGCGATGCTCGTGCTGGCCGATGTCCGGATTCCGCCGCCGCGGCGACGCCCCGCCGACCCGTGCGCCGTCGTCGCGGACGGGATCACCGCGCCGGGCTCGGACGTTCTGGGTCCGGCAGCCGCGGTGGCCGCCGCTTCGACGGGCGCGGCGGCGCTGGCCTGGGCGGGCGTCACGGCACCGACGCCGTGGCACCTCTGGACGGCGGCGGCACTGTCGCTGGTTGCCGGGGCGGGCGCGGTCGCCGCGGCGCGCGGCGATCGGACCCTGGCGGCGCTGTTGAGCACCGCGGCCACGCAGTTCGCCGTCACCGCAGGACTTCTCGCGACCCCCGCGGCGCCGTGGGCGGCGATGCTGCTGCTGGCCGCGTCGGCGGGGTTCGCGGTGACGGTGCTGCTGTTGCGGTGGCTTCCCGATCTGCCGCCGCTGACCACGCTCGCGGCCGCATCGGCGGCGGTCACCGCGGCGGCCGGGGTCGGCAACCTGGCGCCCGGAGTACCGACATTCGGCGCAGCGCTGGCCGCGGTATCGCTGGCCGGGCTGTCGGTGGCCGGCAAGCTCGCAGCACTCTGCACAGCGGACGACGGATCCCGTTCCGCGGCAGCGCATCGCGCGCTGACGGAACTGGTGGCCGGCTGGTCGGCGAGCGCGGCCGCCGGCGGTGTCGTGGTCTCGGTCGCGGCGATCGGCACCGGTGCGCAAACGGTGCCTGCCGCGGTGTTCGCCGCCGATCTCGGTGTGCTGCTCGTGCTGCGCGGGCGGGTGCACGCCGACACCCGGCGGCGCCTCGTACTCGGCGTCGCCGGGGTGACGTCCTTGTTGGCCGCGCTGCTGGTCACGGTGGCTGCCGCACCGGACCACGCGGGCTGGCTCGGGGCGGGCGCGACGGCGTTCGGCGCTTTGGCGGTATCCGCTGCGGCACGGCCGTGGCCGTCGAACCCGTTGTTGTCACGGCTGATCCAGTACGCCGAGTATGCCGCACTGGTGGCCGTGGTGCCGCTGGCGTGCTGGCTTGCCGGGGTCTACGGCATGGTCGGACAGCTGAGCCTGGCATGA
- a CDS encoding EamA family transporter: MAALDIDPGVRTDHFRTGLLFAIGSAFAFGCSGPFAKALMEAGWTPTAAVTARLAGGALAMAIFASVVRPGWLREAREHATTVALYGLVPIAGAQLFYYNAVSHLSVGVALLLEYTAPILVVGWLWASTRKRPTGMTLVGVALAVAGIMLVLGLVGPGGLTGAQINPVGVGWGLAAAVCAACYFLMSDKAGAAVPDGKTPLHPITLAAGGLVVGAATVTALGVAGVMPMRFTANDAVIAGWHTSWIVPVIALGLLPTAIAYTLGIVGIARLRPRFASLVGLSEVMFAVLAAWVLLGEAMTATQAVGGAVVLAGLALARAGDLAGCPGDHAAEQLASPGAHRL, translated from the coding sequence ATGGCGGCACTCGATATCGACCCCGGCGTTCGCACCGATCATTTTCGTACCGGTCTGCTTTTCGCCATCGGCTCGGCGTTCGCGTTCGGCTGCAGCGGGCCCTTCGCCAAAGCGCTGATGGAGGCCGGCTGGACCCCGACCGCGGCGGTCACCGCGCGCCTGGCAGGCGGAGCGTTGGCGATGGCGATCTTCGCCTCCGTCGTGCGTCCGGGCTGGCTGCGTGAGGCGCGCGAACATGCCACCACGGTGGCGCTGTACGGCCTGGTCCCGATCGCCGGCGCCCAGCTCTTCTACTACAACGCCGTCTCGCACCTGTCGGTCGGCGTGGCACTGCTGCTCGAATACACCGCCCCGATCCTGGTGGTCGGCTGGCTGTGGGCGAGCACCAGGAAACGGCCCACCGGCATGACGCTGGTCGGGGTCGCGCTCGCGGTCGCCGGGATCATGCTGGTACTCGGGCTGGTCGGGCCCGGCGGGCTGACCGGCGCCCAGATCAACCCCGTCGGCGTCGGCTGGGGCCTGGCCGCGGCGGTGTGCGCGGCCTGCTACTTCCTGATGTCGGACAAAGCCGGCGCCGCCGTACCCGACGGAAAGACGCCGCTGCATCCGATCACGCTGGCCGCCGGCGGCCTGGTCGTCGGCGCCGCCACGGTGACCGCCCTGGGCGTCGCGGGCGTGATGCCGATGCGGTTCACCGCGAACGACGCGGTGATCGCGGGCTGGCACACCTCCTGGATCGTCCCGGTGATCGCGCTCGGGCTGCTCCCGACCGCGATCGCCTACACCCTCGGCATCGTCGGGATCGCGCGACTTCGGCCCCGGTTCGCCTCGCTGGTCGGGCTGTCCGAGGTGATGTTCGCGGTGCTGGCGGCCTGGGTGCTGCTCGGCGAGGCGATGACCGCCACCCAGGCGGTCGGCGGTGCCGTCGTGCTGGCCGGCCTGGCCCTGGCCCGCGCGGGTGACCTGGCCGGATGCCCAGGCGACCACGCCGCCGAGCAGCTGGCATCGCCGGGCGCCCATCGACTCTGA
- a CDS encoding CGNR zinc finger domain-containing protein: MLFTYDTELTLRAVSVLINSDRVDGEQLADLAALDEYLDTFGWTGRRDRDAAELDAVRALRTRLGRIWETADDETRAVEQVNALLSDTKASPWLTRHPEMPEWHLHLASIHDPLWQRMGAEMAMALADLIRGGELRRLKLCAAPDCHAVLVDLSRNRSGKFCDTGNCGNRQHVAAYRERRSNK; this comes from the coding sequence ATGCTTTTTACTTATGACACGGAGCTCACATTGCGGGCGGTCAGCGTCCTGATCAACAGCGACCGCGTCGACGGCGAGCAACTCGCCGACCTCGCCGCGCTCGACGAATATCTCGACACGTTCGGGTGGACCGGACGCCGGGACCGCGACGCCGCCGAACTCGACGCGGTGCGCGCACTGCGCACCCGACTGGGACGGATCTGGGAAACCGCGGACGACGAGACCCGCGCCGTCGAGCAGGTCAACGCACTGCTGTCGGACACCAAGGCGTCGCCCTGGCTGACCCGCCACCCCGAGATGCCCGAGTGGCACCTGCATCTGGCATCGATCCACGACCCGCTGTGGCAGCGGATGGGCGCCGAGATGGCAATGGCGCTGGCCGACCTGATCCGCGGCGGCGAACTGCGCCGACTCAAGCTGTGCGCCGCCCCGGACTGCCATGCCGTGCTGGTCGACCTGTCGCGCAACCGGTCGGGGAAATTCTGCGACACCGGCAACTGCGGCAACCGCCAGCACGTCGCCGCCTACCGGGAACGCCGCTCCAACAAGTGA
- a CDS encoding GAF domain-containing protein: MAAAETSVGRASVGRAPKLRTVHELFVAGEVDANYLKSHAVRPLVAQSWQRSLAGGVDPYLDGARDAVTTIDRLRETHPLAPALPVIRRLLVDDAADSGVVVAVSAADGTLLWVEGDPTARRKAEAMNFVPGADWSERSAGTNAPGTALALDRELQIHGSEHFSRIVQPWSCTAVPVHDPATGVLLGAIDLTGGDQVATAQTLALVRATAVAVENHLALLRIAGVAAEPAARRPHLVVLGGDRPRWVTTDRNGHLQATYLTGRHADILVLLSRRPEGLSADHLAVLLDDKDLDVVTVRAEMSRLRKVIGAEHLGSRPYRLSTPVTSDIDEVFDALDAGDVESALARYAGPLLIQSVSPAIARLRTQLSTTLRDAVLAEGRQGGTDLLRRWLELPDGRDDREGWQALRDSAGLTPVARARARGHLAGLDYELG, encoded by the coding sequence GTGGCAGCAGCTGAGACATCGGTCGGACGGGCATCGGTCGGACGGGCGCCGAAGCTACGTACTGTGCACGAGCTTTTCGTCGCGGGTGAGGTCGACGCGAACTATCTGAAATCCCATGCGGTGCGCCCGCTCGTCGCGCAGAGCTGGCAGCGCAGCCTGGCCGGCGGTGTCGATCCGTACCTCGACGGCGCGCGGGATGCCGTCACCACCATCGACAGACTGCGCGAAACCCATCCGCTGGCGCCGGCACTGCCGGTGATCCGGCGCCTGCTCGTCGACGACGCCGCCGACTCCGGGGTGGTCGTGGCGGTCAGCGCCGCCGACGGCACGCTGCTCTGGGTCGAGGGCGACCCGACCGCGCGCCGAAAGGCCGAGGCGATGAACTTCGTCCCCGGCGCCGACTGGAGCGAGCGCAGCGCAGGCACCAACGCGCCCGGCACCGCGCTGGCGCTGGATCGCGAGTTGCAGATCCACGGGTCCGAACACTTCTCCCGCATCGTGCAACCGTGGAGCTGCACCGCCGTGCCGGTGCACGACCCGGCCACCGGCGTATTGCTCGGCGCGATCGACCTGACCGGCGGCGACCAGGTCGCGACGGCACAGACGCTGGCTCTTGTGCGCGCCACCGCGGTGGCCGTCGAGAACCACCTGGCCCTGCTGCGGATCGCGGGCGTCGCCGCCGAACCGGCCGCGCGACGGCCACACCTGGTCGTGCTCGGCGGTGACCGGCCGCGCTGGGTCACCACCGACCGCAACGGCCACCTCCAGGCCACCTACCTGACTGGCCGGCACGCCGACATCCTGGTGCTGCTCAGCCGCCGGCCGGAGGGGCTGTCGGCCGACCACCTGGCGGTGCTGCTCGACGACAAGGACCTCGACGTTGTCACCGTCCGCGCCGAGATGTCGCGGCTGCGCAAGGTCATCGGCGCCGAGCACCTCGGGTCCCGGCCTTACCGGTTGTCGACGCCGGTCACCAGTGACATCGACGAGGTGTTCGACGCCCTCGACGCCGGCGACGTCGAATCCGCGCTCGCCCGCTACGCCGGCCCGCTGCTGATCCAGTCGGTGTCGCCGGCGATCGCGCGCCTGCGCACCCAGCTGTCGACCACGCTGCGCGACGCGGTGCTCGCCGAGGGCAGACAGGGCGGCACGGATCTGTTGCGGCGCTGGCTGGAGTTGCCCGATGGACGCGACGACCGCGAAGGCTGGCAGGCACTGCGGGACAGCGCAGGGCTGACGCCGGTGGCCCGGGCCCGGGCGCGTGGGCATCTCGCCGGGTTGGATTACGAGCTCGGCTGA
- a CDS encoding WXG100 family type VII secretion target, with the protein MTNTLSYNFGEIEYTVRQEIHRTSARLNSALDDLRAQIAPLQATWTRESAEAYRVEQSRWEQSAAALNEILISLGNAVRDGADEVADTDRRAAHAWGV; encoded by the coding sequence ATGACCAACACGCTGTCCTACAACTTCGGCGAGATCGAATACACCGTGCGCCAGGAGATCCACCGCACGTCGGCTCGGCTCAACAGCGCACTCGATGATCTGCGCGCCCAGATCGCCCCGCTGCAGGCGACCTGGACCCGGGAGTCCGCCGAGGCGTACCGCGTCGAGCAGTCCCGGTGGGAACAGTCGGCGGCAGCACTCAACGAGATCCTGATCAGCCTGGGCAATGCAGTGCGGGACGGGGCCGACGAAGTCGCCGACACCGACCGCAGGGCCGCCCACGCCTGGGGCGTCTGA
- the eccB gene encoding type VII secretion protein EccB, which produces MAQPTTRLQVSGHRFLARRMEHALVRGDPRLLDDPLRAQSVSLVSGAVLAVLAVAVSAILAVVRPGGALGDAPLVVVRESGAMYVRIDDVLHPVFNLASARLILGAAAEPRLVSQRAVDAATLGPQVGIPGAPYRISPPLEAGDAGWTVCDDAQSGTSVAVGPSAVALEPGASVLVTPRGESAALTYLLHGGWRSRVDLRHPAVVRALRLDRIVPQQVSAALLAAVPEAPAIEPPRIPALGTAGPPPLRDHPVGTVVRVRGTGGATDHYVVLPDGLQRIGEVAADLIRYTDRRVGEDLPTVPADVVGTLPVVDTLPVATFPLTGGVTDAAVVCAHWDGTARAGSHTTVLTAEVAAPLPHPVALAQADADGPAVDTVSVPAGRTAFVRSVSLTGSGHSTGSLFLVTDAGVLFGIRDQETARALGISAPAAPAPWPVLATLPRGPELSGQAASVVRDGTP; this is translated from the coding sequence ATGGCGCAACCGACGACACGCCTGCAGGTCAGCGGGCACCGCTTTCTGGCCCGCCGGATGGAGCACGCGCTCGTCCGCGGTGATCCGCGGCTGCTCGACGATCCGCTTCGCGCGCAATCAGTTTCGCTCGTCTCCGGTGCGGTACTGGCGGTGCTGGCCGTCGCGGTGAGCGCGATCCTGGCGGTCGTCCGCCCCGGCGGAGCGCTGGGTGACGCGCCGCTGGTCGTGGTCCGCGAGTCCGGCGCGATGTACGTCCGGATCGACGACGTCCTGCATCCGGTGTTCAACCTGGCCTCGGCACGCCTGATCCTCGGCGCCGCCGCCGAGCCGCGCCTCGTCTCGCAGCGCGCCGTCGACGCGGCGACGCTGGGGCCGCAGGTCGGGATTCCCGGGGCGCCGTACCGGATCTCACCGCCGCTCGAAGCCGGGGACGCCGGGTGGACGGTCTGCGACGACGCGCAGTCCGGCACTTCGGTGGCCGTCGGCCCGTCCGCCGTGGCGCTGGAGCCCGGCGCCAGTGTGCTGGTGACGCCCCGCGGGGAGAGCGCCGCGTTGACCTACCTGCTGCACGGCGGATGGCGATCGCGGGTGGATCTGCGTCACCCCGCAGTGGTCCGTGCGCTGAGGCTGGACCGAATTGTGCCACAACAGGTTTCCGCTGCACTGTTGGCTGCCGTGCCCGAGGCGCCGGCAATCGAGCCGCCTCGCATCCCCGCACTCGGCACGGCCGGGCCCCCGCCGCTGCGCGATCACCCGGTCGGCACCGTGGTGCGCGTCCGCGGGACAGGCGGCGCGACCGACCATTACGTGGTGCTGCCCGACGGACTGCAGCGCATCGGCGAGGTCGCCGCGGATCTGATCCGCTACACCGACCGCCGAGTCGGCGAGGACCTGCCGACCGTGCCGGCCGATGTGGTGGGAACGCTGCCGGTGGTCGACACACTGCCGGTGGCGACGTTCCCGCTCACCGGCGGCGTCACCGACGCCGCCGTGGTCTGCGCACATTGGGACGGCACCGCCCGGGCGGGTTCGCACACCACGGTGCTCACCGCGGAGGTGGCCGCGCCGCTGCCGCACCCCGTCGCGCTGGCGCAGGCCGACGCCGACGGCCCGGCCGTGGACACGGTCTCGGTGCCCGCGGGACGCACCGCGTTCGTACGCTCGGTATCGCTGACCGGCTCCGGGCACAGCACGGGTTCCCTGTTCCTGGTCACCGACGCCGGGGTGCTGTTCGGTATCCGCGACCAGGAAACCGCGCGGGCCCTGGGTATTTCGGCGCCCGCGGCGCCCGCACCGTGGCCGGTGCTCGCGACCCTGCCCCGCGGGCCGGAACTCAGCGGGCAGGCCGCGTCAGTCGTCAGGGACGGCACGCCGTGA
- the mycP gene encoding type VII secretion-associated serine protease mycosin: MTRWTRWWRAPAVMALALLPTAPCAAAAGPPAVDELRLPQPRPAAPRHPTTQHNECVTAARSAPDPPKRPGQLQGMDLSAVWALTRGAGQTVAVIDTGVARHHRLPHLVPGGDYVSRQDGTADCDGHGTLVAGIIAATPDTADPDGFTGIAPEVSLLAIRQSSTKFRAADEPGGTGVGDVDTLAAAVRTAADLGATVLNISTVACVQADSALDDRALGAALSYAVDVKNAVVVTAAGNVGGGGQCPGHNPRDPAHADAVTMVASPAWYDDYVLTVGSVGPDGIASEFSLAGPWVDVAAPAEAVVSLAPTGDGLVDVAPSGSPISGTSYAVPVVAAIAALVRARAPELTARQVMRIIEDTAHDPPGGWNPVVGHGVVDALAAVSATGPDRTITPTVAPLAAASPPETGPADRGTAVRAALVCVGLAGCTAVMSAAHRSRRAVPDD; this comes from the coding sequence ATGACGAGGTGGACCCGATGGTGGCGGGCGCCGGCGGTCATGGCACTGGCGCTGCTGCCCACCGCGCCGTGTGCAGCGGCGGCGGGGCCGCCGGCGGTGGACGAGTTGCGCCTGCCGCAGCCGCGCCCCGCCGCACCGCGCCATCCCACCACCCAACACAACGAGTGCGTCACTGCTGCCCGCTCGGCACCCGATCCGCCGAAGCGGCCGGGGCAGTTGCAGGGCATGGACCTCAGCGCGGTGTGGGCGCTGACCCGCGGTGCGGGGCAGACCGTCGCGGTGATCGACACCGGGGTGGCGCGCCACCACCGGCTGCCCCATCTGGTTCCCGGCGGTGACTACGTGTCCCGCCAGGACGGCACCGCCGATTGCGACGGACACGGCACCCTGGTCGCGGGGATCATCGCCGCCACCCCGGACACCGCCGACCCCGACGGGTTCACCGGCATCGCGCCGGAGGTGTCCCTGCTCGCGATCAGGCAGTCCAGCACCAAGTTCCGCGCCGCCGACGAGCCGGGAGGGACAGGTGTCGGCGACGTCGACACTCTGGCCGCCGCGGTACGCACCGCCGCTGATCTGGGCGCGACGGTCCTGAACATCTCGACGGTGGCGTGTGTGCAGGCCGACTCGGCACTCGACGACCGGGCGCTGGGCGCCGCGCTGTCCTATGCCGTCGACGTGAAGAACGCCGTCGTGGTCACCGCCGCCGGCAACGTCGGTGGTGGCGGGCAGTGCCCCGGGCACAACCCGCGGGATCCCGCGCACGCCGACGCGGTGACCATGGTGGCCAGCCCGGCCTGGTACGACGATTACGTGCTGACCGTCGGCTCGGTCGGGCCGGACGGGATCGCGTCGGAGTTCAGCCTGGCCGGGCCGTGGGTGGACGTGGCGGCCCCGGCCGAGGCGGTGGTGTCGCTGGCCCCGACCGGCGACGGCCTCGTCGACGTCGCGCCGTCGGGCTCGCCGATCTCCGGTACCAGCTATGCCGTTCCCGTGGTTGCCGCGATCGCGGCGCTTGTCCGGGCCCGGGCGCCGGAACTGACTGCGCGTCAGGTCATGCGGATCATCGAGGACACCGCGCACGACCCACCCGGCGGCTGGAATCCGGTGGTCGGGCACGGCGTGGTCGACGCGCTCGCCGCGGTCTCGGCGACCGGACCGGACCGGACCATCACCCCCACCGTGGCGCCGCTGGCCGCCGCCTCGCCACCGGAGACCGGACCTGCCGACCGCGGGACCGCGGTGCGCGCCGCTCTGGTCTGCGTCGGGCTGGCCGGTTGCACGGCAGTGATGTCCGCGGCGCACCGGTCACGGCGTGCCGTCCCTGACGACTGA
- the truA gene encoding tRNA pseudouridine(38-40) synthase TruA, giving the protein MTRSPDDDVVSMPATDSGGGHVHISSPSAHTRLRLDIAYDGTEFAGWATQAGQRTVAGAIDDALSTVFRTPVLTRAAGRTDSGVHASGQVAHVDVPTDALPHAYPRTTRPGEPEFGPLVRRLAKMLPEDVRVREITRAAPGFDARFSALRRHYVYRLTTAPYGAEPAQARFVTAWPRPLDVAAMAGAAQELLGLHDFAAFCRHRDGATTIRELQRLDCERAGDDISVHVSADAFCWNMVRSLVGALLAVGEHRRDSAWLAGLLDSSRRSSDFAAAPARGLTLVGVDYPPDAELAARNLVTRDVRTADEI; this is encoded by the coding sequence ATGACAAGAAGTCCTGACGACGACGTCGTGAGCATGCCCGCCACCGATTCCGGTGGCGGGCATGTTCATATCTCGTCCCCCTCCGCACACACCCGTCTGCGGCTCGACATCGCCTACGACGGCACTGAATTCGCCGGCTGGGCGACACAGGCCGGGCAGCGCACCGTCGCGGGCGCCATCGACGACGCGCTGTCGACGGTGTTCCGCACCCCGGTGCTGACCCGCGCCGCCGGCCGCACCGACTCCGGCGTGCACGCGAGCGGCCAGGTGGCCCACGTCGACGTGCCCACCGACGCGCTGCCGCACGCCTACCCGCGCACCACGCGACCCGGGGAGCCGGAGTTCGGGCCGCTGGTCCGCCGGCTCGCCAAGATGCTGCCCGAGGACGTCCGGGTCCGCGAGATCACCCGGGCTGCACCCGGATTCGACGCCCGGTTCTCGGCTCTGCGCCGGCACTACGTGTACCGGCTCACCACCGCCCCGTACGGCGCCGAGCCCGCGCAGGCCCGGTTCGTCACCGCGTGGCCGCGTCCGCTCGACGTGGCGGCGATGGCGGGTGCCGCACAGGAGTTGTTGGGACTGCACGACTTCGCGGCGTTCTGCCGCCACCGCGACGGCGCCACGACGATCCGCGAGCTGCAGCGGCTGGACTGCGAGCGTGCGGGCGACGACATCTCCGTGCACGTCAGCGCAGACGCGTTCTGCTGGAACATGGTGCGCTCGCTGGTCGGTGCTCTGCTCGCGGTGGGGGAACACCGGCGGGACAGCGCCTGGCTCGCGGGGCTGCTGGACTCGTCGCGACGCTCCAGCGACTTCGCCGCCGCCCCGGCGCGCGGCCTGACCCTGGTCGGAGTGGACTACCCGCCGGACGCCGAGTTGGCGGCCCGCAACCTGGTGACGCGCGACGTGCGCACCGCCGACGAGATCTAG